One Comamonas odontotermitis genomic window, CGCCTGCATGCGGCGCCGGTACTCGGCACACGCCGCAGCCACCGCCTGGGCGTAGCGGCCCGACTGCAGGTAGCTCGCCGCCACCGCCTGCGCCAGCGGCGAAGTGCACAAGTCGTTGGTCTGCTTGGCCACAATGGAGCGGCGCAGCACGGCGGGGTCTGCCACCATCCAGCCCACGCGCAAGCCGGGTGCTACGGTTTTGGAGAGGCTCGACAGGTATACAACCGGGTTCTCGCCTTCCGCCTCGCCTCTCTGCTCTTGCAGCAGCTGCTGCGCCGCTGCATAAACCGGCGCGGGGCGCTGGTCGGTAAAGGCCAGTTCGCCGTAGGGATCGTCTTCCACCACAACAAAGCCGTATTGCAGTGCCAGTTGCACCAGCCTGGTTCGCCGCTCCTGCGTCAGCAAGGTGCCGCAGGGGTTGGAGAAATTGGGCACGGTATAGAGGAGACGCGGGCGCTCATCTTCAGGCAGCTCTTCCAGCAGCACCTGCAGTGCATCCAGGTTCAGGCCATGCCCATCCACCGGTGTGCTCAGGATACGGGCACCGGCCTGGCGCAACGCCGCAATGGTGGCCGGATAGGCTGGCGTCTCCACGCACACCACGTCGCCGGGCTGCACCAGCACCCGCAGCAGCAGATCAAAGCCCTGCTGGGAGCCGGTGGTCACCAGTACGTCGCTGGCTGCACAGCGAATGCCGCGCGCCTGGCACTGCGCTGCCAGTTGTTCACGCAGTGCGGGTGAGCCTTCGGTAGCACCATACTGCAGCGCGGTGGCCCCCGTGGTCATGGCCTGTGCCGCCGCCGTTGCGAGCCCTTCCTGGTCAAACAGGCTGGGCGATGGATAACCACCAGCCAGCGAGATCATGCCGGGGCGGCTGAGATAGGGAAACAGTTCGCGGATCGGCGAGCCCTGCGGATTGGCGAATGCCGGGGTGAAGCGGAAAAATGACATGGTTGCGTGTCTCCTTGTTGTTCTTGAATAGCAAATCTGGTCCGGACAGGCATGCGGCACACCAGGATCGTGCCCCGGTTACATCTAAAAGCGCCTGCTCGACGTCTGTCTCTATTGGCTTTGGGCAATTCTCATATTGCAGACTGAAGCAAGGTGCGCGCTGTCAGCGATGCTTTTGAAAGCATCTGCCAGACTGCACGCGCCCTATTTCCTATTTCTTTACTTGGCCACACCCAGATCCACCGTGCCGCACAGGCGCTGCGGATCGAGCCGCTCGCGCCAACCATCGGCCCATTGCTGCAGCAGCGCAGGTGTGAATTGCCGGTAGTAAGCGATGTTGTGCGGGCCCACGCCATGCTCGGCGCTGTAGCTGCCACCAAAATCCTGCACCACCATCGTGTAGATCGCATCGCGCAGGCGCTGCACCACGGCTGCGTCGTAGGGCTCGGCTGCATCCTTGCGCCAGATGACATTGAAATGCACGCCGCCATCGGCAATGTGTCCGAAATCCACCACCGTCAGAAACGGGTAGTCGCGCGCCACCAGTGCGCGGCCCTGGCGGCAGAATTCCATGATGCGCGAGCGCGGTACGGAAACGTCGAACGCAATCGGCTTGCCCAGCGCACGCGCGCCTTCGCTGATGCTGTGGCGCAGGTGCCAGAGCTCTTGCGCGTTGCCCAGCGCCGCGTTGACGATGGTCGATTCGAACTGGTCTTCCAGAAAGCCGTTCAGTGCTTCCTGCAGATCCAGATTGCTGTACTTGGTGGCCGCATTGGCCTCCAGCTCGATCAGAATGGCGAAATCAGGTGCGCCTTCGGGTGCAAACGGGTTGCGCAGATTGGGCACATGGTCAATGGCAGCCTGCATGGCGTTGCCGGAGATGCCTTCGAACGCGGCCAGCCAGTCGCCCAGATCACGCTCCATGGCCTGCAGCAGCTCCATCACGGCCTCATCCGATGCAGGCACCACCAGCGCCGTGGCCCGCTGCGTGGGGCGCGCATGCACCTGTATCGTGGCCTGCGTGACGATGGCGCCAGCGCCCGAACCACCCACCAGCAGTTGCTTCCAGTCCACGCCGGTATTGTTCTTGCGCAGCGCGCGACCCAGCTCCACCACTTCACCCGGCGGGTGCATCAGCACAGCCTGCACCGCCATCAGGTTGGAGCGCACATCGCCGTAGCGGATCAGGCGCGTGCCACCGGTGTT contains:
- a CDS encoding FAD-binding oxidoreductase translates to MSAIEASHTVDNTALLAELHAIVGASGVLQGADMAAYEEGARYGQGHARLVVRPANVEQVQAVVRLCAAQRIPLLPQGANTGMVGASTPDMSGTQIVLNLSRLRATCEVDAANRSVVVDAGVTLQELNDKLEPHGLWFPIDLGANPSIGGMIATNTGGTRLIRYGDVRSNLMAVQAVLMHPPGEVVELGRALRKNNTGVDWKQLLVGGSGAGAIVTQATIQVHARPTQRATALVVPASDEAVMELLQAMERDLGDWLAAFEGISGNAMQAAIDHVPNLRNPFAPEGAPDFAILIELEANAATKYSNLDLQEALNGFLEDQFESTIVNAALGNAQELWHLRHSISEGARALGKPIAFDVSVPRSRIMEFCRQGRALVARDYPFLTVVDFGHIADGGVHFNVIWRKDAAEPYDAAVVQRLRDAIYTMVVQDFGGSYSAEHGVGPHNIAYYRQFTPALLQQWADGWRERLDPQRLCGTVDLGVAK
- a CDS encoding aminotransferase-like domain-containing protein; the encoded protein is MSFFRFTPAFANPQGSPIRELFPYLSRPGMISLAGGYPSPSLFDQEGLATAAAQAMTTGATALQYGATEGSPALREQLAAQCQARGIRCAASDVLVTTGSQQGFDLLLRVLVQPGDVVCVETPAYPATIAALRQAGARILSTPVDGHGLNLDALQVLLEELPEDERPRLLYTVPNFSNPCGTLLTQERRTRLVQLALQYGFVVVEDDPYGELAFTDQRPAPVYAAAQQLLQEQRGEAEGENPVVYLSSLSKTVAPGLRVGWMVADPAVLRRSIVAKQTNDLCTSPLAQAVAASYLQSGRYAQAVAAACAEYRRRMQALTDGMKARLGDLVQFVQPAGGMFVWLTFDKGIDPQKLFDAAVAANVIFVPGKAFYADNADLHSMRLSFAAPDVAQIEQAVERLAQAFEKAR